One Osmerus mordax isolate fOsmMor3 chromosome 16, fOsmMor3.pri, whole genome shotgun sequence genomic window carries:
- the eif4e2 gene encoding eukaryotic translation initiation factor 4E type 2 isoform X1, with product MLSYLSTLLPSLKDDDSGDHDQEHGSPKDCEKERHEEEERDQNPAKKKIAVPGAGEHPLQYNYAFWYSRRTPGRPSSTQSYEQNIKQIGSFASVEQFWRFYSHMVRPGDLTGHSDFHLFKEGIKPMWEDDANKMGGKWIIRLRKGLASRCWENLILALLGEQFMVGEEICGAVVSVRFQEDIISIWNKTASDQATTARIRDTLRRVLNLPPNTIMEYKTHTDSIKAWEDFHGLVNASGGR from the exons ATGTTGTCCTACctgtccactctcctccccagtcTAAAAGATGACGATAGTGGGGACCACGATCAGGAACACGGCTCACCGAAAGACTGTGAGAAGGAaagacatgaggaggaggagagggaccagAACCCTGCCAAAAAgaag ATAGCGGTACCAGGAGCAGGAGAACACCCTCTCCAGTACAACTACGCCTTCTGGTACTCCAGACGCACGCCCGGCCGGCCCAGCAGCACCCAGAGCTACGAACAGAACATCAAGCAGATCGGCAGCTTTGCCTCG GTGGAACAGTTCTGGCGCTTCTACAGTCACATGGTCCGTCCTGGAGACTTGACTGGTCACAGTGACTTCCACCTCTTCAAGGAAGGCATCAAACCCATGTGGGAA GACGATGCCAATAAGATGGGGGGGAAGTGGATCATCCGGCTGAGGAAGGGGCTGGCCTCGCGCTGCTGGGAGAACCTCATCCTGGCCCTGCTGGGGGAACAGTTCATGGTGGGAGAGGAGATCTGTGGAGCCGTGGTGTCGGTGCGCTTCCag GAAGACATCATTTCCATCTGGAACAAGACGGCCAGTGACCAGGCCACCACTGCCCGCATTCGAGACACTCTGCGCAGGGTGCTCAATCTTCCCCCCAACACCATCATGGagtacaagacacacacagacagcatcaA GGCCTGGGAGGACTTCCATGGGCTGGTGAACGCTAGCGGTGGTCGCTAG
- the LOC136959268 gene encoding ras-related protein Rap-2b-like — MREYKVVVLGSGGVGKSALTVQFVTGSFIEKYDPTIEDFYRKEIEVDSSPSVLEILDTAGTEQFASMRDLYIKNGQGFILVYSLVNQQSFQDIKPMRDQIIRVKRYERVPMILVGNKVDLEGEREVSSGEGKALAQEWNCPFMETSAKNKSSVDELFAEIVRQMNYSAVPSGTDQCCSCILL; from the coding sequence ATGAGGGAGTATAAAGTGGTCGTTTTGGGTTCGGGTGGAGTGGGCAAGTCAGCTTTAACTGTTCAGTTTGTGACGGGATCTTTCATCGAAAAATACGACCCAACAATAGAGGATTTCTACAGAAAGGAGATCGAGGTGGACTCGTCTCCGTCCGTGTTAGAGATACTGGACACGGCAGGAACCGAACAATTCGCCTCTATGCGAGATCTGTATATCAAAAACGGTCAGGGATTCATTCTGGTCTACAGTCTGGTCAACCAACAGAGCTTCCAAGATATCAAACCGATGAGGGATCAGATCATCCGCGTGAAAAGATACGAGCGAGTGCCCATGATCTTGGTTGGAAACAAGGTGGACTTGGAAGGCGAGAGAGAGGTCTCTTCCGGGGAGGGAAAGGCGCTGGCTCAGGAATGGAATTGCCCGTTCATGGAAACTTCTGCCAAAAATAAAAGCTCGGTGGACGAACTGTTCGCTGAAATCGTCAGACAAATGAACTATTCTGCTGTTCCTAGTGGTACTGATCAGTGTTGTTCGTGTATTCTTCTCTAA
- the eif4e2 gene encoding eukaryotic translation initiation factor 4E type 2 isoform X2: protein MNNKFDALKDDDSGDHDQEHGSPKDCEKERHEEEERDQNPAKKKIAVPGAGEHPLQYNYAFWYSRRTPGRPSSTQSYEQNIKQIGSFASVEQFWRFYSHMVRPGDLTGHSDFHLFKEGIKPMWEDDANKMGGKWIIRLRKGLASRCWENLILALLGEQFMVGEEICGAVVSVRFQEDIISIWNKTASDQATTARIRDTLRRVLNLPPNTIMEYKTHTDSIKAWEDFHGLVNASGGR from the exons ATGAACAACAAATTTGACGC tcTAAAAGATGACGATAGTGGGGACCACGATCAGGAACACGGCTCACCGAAAGACTGTGAGAAGGAaagacatgaggaggaggagagggaccagAACCCTGCCAAAAAgaag ATAGCGGTACCAGGAGCAGGAGAACACCCTCTCCAGTACAACTACGCCTTCTGGTACTCCAGACGCACGCCCGGCCGGCCCAGCAGCACCCAGAGCTACGAACAGAACATCAAGCAGATCGGCAGCTTTGCCTCG GTGGAACAGTTCTGGCGCTTCTACAGTCACATGGTCCGTCCTGGAGACTTGACTGGTCACAGTGACTTCCACCTCTTCAAGGAAGGCATCAAACCCATGTGGGAA GACGATGCCAATAAGATGGGGGGGAAGTGGATCATCCGGCTGAGGAAGGGGCTGGCCTCGCGCTGCTGGGAGAACCTCATCCTGGCCCTGCTGGGGGAACAGTTCATGGTGGGAGAGGAGATCTGTGGAGCCGTGGTGTCGGTGCGCTTCCag GAAGACATCATTTCCATCTGGAACAAGACGGCCAGTGACCAGGCCACCACTGCCCGCATTCGAGACACTCTGCGCAGGGTGCTCAATCTTCCCCCCAACACCATCATGGagtacaagacacacacagacagcatcaA GGCCTGGGAGGACTTCCATGGGCTGGTGAACGCTAGCGGTGGTCGCTAG
- the LOC136959581 gene encoding PWWP domain-containing DNA repair factor 3B-like: MNMISSDDSPSCPILGRLRRTSRRCNALSSQHLTLEANVQSKSPIPSKTLISPEKQRSVTEVTTNGHNLRKRILPDNRHQTCHACGDRSNTSCHSKPQKELNSHVSKKRNILPQPKSNPHCLSKVLKEPVTGPTKKGNGRKRKKLTFSDLSQCSNDLATGTLTDTLAKEHESKTRKRCIKTEKVSKGTKKQLPTSNLVGTRRKRQNTSRKSFVKNESERSSHLHQFTRITDMPSLRGESNFSLPSTPRRCRKQPCQFPRPCLSSTPDRSMSTINPLPVPLSSVEFCRTFQDSLPISEWKESDTAPLEKASELPVIPPRRGRGRPRKNRIAVKPQGNEKWTKAQPCFSVECPPAKRRCRKGPKTRGDDENATNSQSYQRCRPRLEPLSEAKSPDQVRLNPDETTLSSDLSIELSLQEDHLTSLSLLEEHEEEEDEEELPSFLIQIDKQPPSITEGICVWCKFRNYPFWPAMVKRVNRKLKKASIVFIDDQLLDKKRIRKGFSVALKTLKPFDCEEADQLMEKAKEKYEGAITWCRELITDYRIRIGCGSFTGSFIEYFADDISCPVRKMYPQGTSALTFPSKLIMEEDYVVLDDHEDESSSEQQEEQGAKKLLPDRSKAARNRANDKLVHFIIKQRRVEKRLLAVISGQQQSKWLRSFLRASRTVVDTYLEDEEQLDQVYLYLKGVYDQAPCIARCLVDADRIRFVLDVLLPEAIIYAIAGVDKVSLERAEDKYLKGPCLSKREREEFDLMIEQQMKPLRKGPA, from the exons ATGAACATGATATCCTCAGACGACAGCCCTTCCTGTCCCATCCTGGGAAGATTACGCCGCACCAGTCGTCGGTGCAATGCACTCTCTTCACAACATCTCACTTTGGAAGCAAACGTTCAGTCAAAAAGCCCCATCCCATCAAAAACACTTATTTCCCCTGAGAAACAAAGGTCTGTCACAGAGGTTACTACCAATGGACATAATCTCCGAAAGAGGATATTACCTGACAACAGACATCAAACTTGCCATGCATGTGGGGACAGGTCAAATACAAGTTGTCATTCAAAGCCACAGAAAGAACTGAATTCACATGTGTCAAAGAAAAGAAATATTTTACCCCAACCCAAGTCTAATCCACATTGCCTTTCTAAGGTCTTGAAAGAGCCTGTGACGGGACCGACTAAAAAAGGGAAtggaagaaaaaggaaaaagttGACTTTCTCAGATTTGTCCCAGTGTTCAAATGACTTAGCCACTGGGACACTAACAGATACCTTGGCAAAAGAGCATGAGAGCAAAACCCGCAAGAGATGCATTAAGACTGAAAAAGTATCAAAAGGAACCAAAAAACAACTACCAACAAGCAATTTGGTAGGGACTCGAAGAAAGCGGCAGAATACGTCAAGAAAATCATTTGTCAAAAATGAATCTGAAAGATCCTCACACCTTCACCAATTTACCAGAATTACAGATATGCCTAGTCTGCGAGGTGAAAGCAATTTTTCCTTACCAAGCACACCAAGGAGATGCAGAAAGCAACCATGCCAGTTTCCAAGGCCCTGTCTCAGCTCCACTCCAGACCGTAGCATGTCTACAATCAACCcactccctgtccccctgtcaTCTGTAGAATTTTGTAGGACATTTCAAGATTCCCTACCTATTAGTGAATGGAAGGAGTCGGATACAGCCCCTTTAGAAAAG GCATCAGAGTTGCCGGTAATCCCCCCACGCAGGGGCAGAGGTCGGCCTAGGAAGAATCGGATTGCTGTGAAACCGCAGGGAAATGAGAAATGGACAAAGGCACAGCCCTGCTTCTCTGTTGAGTGCCCTCCAGCAAAACGCAGGTGCAGAAAGGGACCGAAGACGAGGGGAGATGATGAAAACGCCACCAACTCTCAGTCTTACCAGCGCTGTAGACCCAGGCTTGAGCCCCTGTCTGAGGCGAAGTCACCGGACCAAG TCAGGTTAAATCCAGATGAAACTACCCTGTCCTCAGACCTGTCCATTGAACTGAGTCTGCAAGAAGATCATCtgacctcactttctctcctggAAGAgcacgaagaggaggaggatgaagaggaactACCCAGTTTTTTGATACAGATTGACAAAC AGCCCCCAAGTATAACAGAGGGAATATGTGTTTGGTGCAAATTTAGGAACTACCCTTTCTGGCCAGCAATG GTGAAACGTGTAAACAGAAAGCTAAAAAAGGCAagcattgtttttattgatgatCAACTGCTTGACAAAAAGAGGATACGCAAAGG TTTTTCTGTGGCGCTAAAGACCTTGAAGCCTTTTGATTGTGAAGAGGCTGATCAACTTATG GAAAAAGCCAAAGAGAAGTATGAGGGTGCCATCACATGGTGCCGGGAGCTGATTACCGACTATAGAATCCGTATCG GATGTGGCTCATTCACTGGCTCCTTTATTGAATACTTTGCTGATGACATAA gCTGCCCAGTAAGGAAGATGTACCCTCAGGGCACCTCTGCTCTCACCTTCCCCAGTAAACTCATCATGGAGGAGGACTACGTGGTCCTGGATGACCATGAGGACGAGAGCTCCAGCGAGCAGCAGGAGGAACAGGGTGCCAAGAAGCTCCTGCCTGACCGCTCAAAGGCGGCACGCAACCGTGCCAACGACAAGCTGGTGCACTTCATCATCAAGCAGCGCCGGGTGGAGAAGCGTCTGCTG gcagtGATCAGCGGACAGCAGCAGTCCAAGTGGCTGCGCTCCTTCCTGCGGGCCAGCCGGACAGTAGTGGACACCTacctggaggacgaggagcagCTGGACCAGGTGTACCTGTACCTGAAGGGGGTCTACGACCAGGCCCCCTGCATCGCCCGCTGCCTGGTCGACGCTGATCGCATCCGCTTCGTTCTCGACGTCCTGCTCCCTGAG GCCATCATCTATGCCATAGCTGGTGTGGACAAGGTTTcactggagagagcagaggacaagTATCTCAAAGGGCCATGTCTTAGTAAAAG agagagggaggaatttGACTTGATGATAGAACAGCAAATGAAACCATTGCGAAAGGGCCCTGCGTAA